A genomic window from Peromyscus maniculatus bairdii isolate BWxNUB_F1_BW_parent chromosome 1, HU_Pman_BW_mat_3.1, whole genome shotgun sequence includes:
- the LOC121825858 gene encoding vomeronasal type-1 receptor 4-like translates to MSSQNKTLKATEELALQTLLLFEIGCGTLANILLFVHNFSPIFTGSRLRPTQVIVTNLAVANAFLLLITAFPNNVMVFVPRSPPTNLQCKIEFFIRLVARSTNMCSTCVLSIHQFLTLVPSHWGSQMLRGRAPDALSYSCYNCWLFSFLNNVYIPIKVSGPQSTGNDTHNQGKWVCSTPGFSAGFVFLLFSHDATFISIMVWTSVSMVLLLHRHHQRTQHILTANQNHRGHAETRAAHTILMLVVTFVGLYLLNFICVIFHTFLMDSRIWLRHVNEVLIAGFPTISPFLLIFRDPKDPWSVLFNC, encoded by the coding sequence ATGTCCTCTCAGAATAAAACTCTAAAAGCCACTGAGGAATTGGCTCTCCAGACACTCCTGCTTTTCGAGATTGGGTGTGGAACACTGGCCAACATTCTTCTGTTTGTGCATAATTTCTCTCCCATCTTTACTGGCTCTCGACTGAGGCCCACACAGGTCATTGTCACCAACTTGGCTGTGGCCAATGCCTTCCTTCTCCTAATTACTGCATTTCCAAACAACGTGATGGTGTTTGTTCCAAGGAGTCCTCCTACTAACCTGCAATGCAAAATTGAGTTCTTCATTCGCTTGGTGGCTCGAAGCACAAACATGTGCTCCACCTGTGTCCTGAGCATCCATCAGTTTCTCACTCTTGTTCCTAGTCACTGGGGTAGTCAGATGCTCCGAGGAAGAGCCCCCGATGCCCTGAGTTATTCCTGTTACAATTGTTGGTTGTTCAGTTTCTTAAATAATGTCTACATTCCAATCAAAGTCAGTGGTCCACAGAGCACAGGCAATGACACTCACAATCAAGGCAAGTGGGTCTGCTCCACACCTGGATTCAGTGCAGGCTTTGTCTTCTTGCTTTTTTCCCATGATGCCACATTCATCAGCATCATGGTCTGGACCAGTGTCTCCATGGTGCTTCTCCTCCATAGGCATCACCAGCGAACACAGCACATCCTCACTGCCAATCAGAACCACCGAGGCCATGCTGAGACCAGAGCAGCCCACACCATCCTCATGCTGGTGGTCACATTTGTTGGCTTGTACctcctaaattttatttgtgtaatcTTTCATACCTTTTTAATGGACTCTCGTATCTGGTTGAGGCATGTAAATGAAGTTTTGATTGCAGGCTTCCCCactatttctcctttcctgttgATCTTTAGGGATCCTAAGGATCCCTGGTCTGTGCTCTTCAACTGCTGA